The Caloenas nicobarica isolate bCalNic1 chromosome 28, bCalNic1.hap1, whole genome shotgun sequence genome window below encodes:
- the LOC135999539 gene encoding olfactory receptor 14A16-like yields the protein MSNSSSITQFLLLAFADTRQLQLLHFWLFLGIYLAALLGNGLIITTIACDQHLHTPMYFFLLNLALLDLGSISITVPKSMANSLWDTGLISFAGCAAQVFFVGFLISAEYSLLTIMAYDRYVAICKPLHYGTLLGSRACVHMAAAAWATGFLVALLHTANTFSLPLCKGNALDQFFCEIPQILKLSCSQSYFREAGLILVSVCLSFGCFVFIVVSYVQILRAVLRIPSEQGRHKAFATCLPHLTVVSLFVSTAVFAYLKPPSISSPSLDLVVSVLYSVVPPAVNPLIYSMRNQELKESIRKVISCAFVNTDHLSITVHK from the coding sequence atgtccaacagcagctccatcacccagttcctcctcctggcgttcgcagacacacggcagctgcagctcttgcacttctggctcttcctgggcatctacctggctgccctcctgggcaacggcctcatcatcaccaccatagcctgtgaccagcacctccacacccccatgtacttcttcctgctcaacctcgccctcctcgacctgggctccatctccatcactgtccctaaatccatggccaactctctgtgggataccgggctcatttcctttgcaggatgtgctgcccaagtcttcTTTGTAGGTTTCTTGATtagtgcagagtattctcttctgaccatcatggcctatgaccgctacgttgccatctgcaaacccctgcactacgggaccctcctgggcagcagagcttgtgtccacatggcagcagctgcctgggccactgggtttctcgttgctctgctgcacacggccaatacattttcactgccactgtgcaagggcaatgccctggaccagttcttctgtgaaatcccccagatcctcaagctctcctgctcacagtcctactttagggaagctgggcttattttggttagtgtctgtttatcatttgggtgttttgtgttcattgtggtatcctatgtgcagatcttgagggccgtgctgaggatcccctctgagcagggacggcacaaagcctttgccacgtgcctccctcacctgactgtggtctccctgtttgtcagcactgccgtgtttgcctacctgaagcccccctccatctcctccccatccctggacctggtggtgtctgttctgtactcagtggtgcctccagcagtgaaccccctcatctacagcatgaggaaccaggagctcaaggagtCCATTAGGAAAGTGATTTCATGTGCGTTTGTCAATACTGACCATCTTTCCATCACTGTCCACAAATGA